The Tolypothrix sp. PCC 7712 region ATAGTCCAGGTACTTTTGTCCCGCAACTATCATTGATAATCCGAATTCCACCAGTACCCCGAACTGTACCTTCTAAAATCAGGGTTACAGGTACTCGTTCTGTATAGGGGTCAATACCAGCTTTTTTATAAGGTAAATAAGCGATGAAATGGGACTTCTCAATTACTGCTTTAACTTCAGGTGTGGCTCGATCCAAACGAGCATAAACAGGGCCTTTTAAGAGGGCATTGGGAAGGAATGCGGGATCGCGACGACCATTGATATAACCACCTAAATCGTTACCTGCTTCATCGCTGTAACTAGCCCAGCCAAAAGGAACTCCCCTTGTAACTGTGGCATTAAAAGCTGTCGAGATAGCGTAGTGATTGGAGGCTTCCATACTGGAGAGTTCGCCGCCAGCTTCCACCGCCATCAATAGCCCATCACCTGTATTGGTATTGCAACCTAAAGCTTTACTCAAGTATGCACAACCGCCATTTGCTAGAACTACTGCACCAGCGCGAACGGTATAGGTACGATTATTTTGTCGCTGTACGCCTCTAGCGCCAGCTACAGAGCCATCCTCAGCTAATAGCAGTTCTAAAGCGGGGCTTTGGTCAAGAATTTGCACGCCCACACGTAACAGGTGTTTGCGGAGTACTCGCATATATTCCGGGCCATAATAACTTTGGCGCACGGATTCCCCATTTTCTTTAGGGAAACGATAACCCCAATCTTCCACTAAGGGCAAACTTAGCCAAGTTTTTTCAATGACACGTTCAATCCAACGTAAGTTAGCGAGGTTTTTTCCAATGCGGTAACGCTCGGATACAACTTTATCCCAATTTTCTGGAGAAGGGGCCATGATGCCATTACCGCTGGCTGCTGCTGCACCGCTTGTACCCAGAAAACCTTTATCTGCAATGATGACTTTCACACCTTGGGCGGCTGCTGCTGATGCGGCCCATGCTGCGGCGGGCCCCCCACCGATTACCAGTACATCGGCGGTTAGTTGGAGTTCTGTTTCGCTATCGACTGTGAGCAATTGTTTTTCCTCCTTGTTGGTATTTGCACCCTCTTTGGGGAATTCAAAATTAATAACCCCGCAGATGAGTCTGGGGGGTTGAATTTATGTTGTTTGGTAGATTGCGACAGTTATTGATAAACATAAGATTTCAGATATTATGATATCCTAATTATTAGGTTTTCAAAATTAAATATTGCAAATTAATCTCTTATCTCTGTGTTCTCTGCGTCTCTGTGGTTAGATAAATTATTTTTAAACCGCAGAGAGCGCAGAGGCGCAGAGAAAAAACATATTAGACCTCTTGCAAAAGTCCTAATTTTCGCGTTCTTCTTTGCGCCTTTGCGCCTACTCTGCGAGAACGGCTTCGCCGAATGCGTGAGCCTTTCAAATGATTAATCAACAACGCCAAAATATTTATGCAAGAAGTCTAATTTATGACTCACCTGGAAATGGGTGGTTTTAGAGAGGAAGAAGAGAAATCGTAAGTAAAGAGGCGATCGCAATATTTGGCGATCGCCTCTGCAGATTGCAAAAGACCCAAAACCTATTGTTTTACAACCAATTCAGGATTAGTAATCGAAATCGCCACCTAAGCCACCGCCACCGGGTGCAGCAGGTGCAGCATCCTTGGGTTCTGGCTTGTCAACGACAATGGCTTCGGTGGTTAATACCATACCTGCAATTGACGCAGCATTCTGTACGGCGGAACGGGTTACTTTGGCGGGATCAACAATCCCAGCTTCAAACAAATCTACAAAGTCACCGGTGGTTGCATCATAACCAACGTTGAATTCTTTCTCTTTGACTCGTTCTGCAATTACTGCACCGTTTTGACCGGCATTTTCAGCAATCCTCTTTAAAGGTGCAGACAGTGCGCGAGATACAATCAATGCGCCTGTTAATTCTTCATTCACTAGGTTAGACTTTGCCCATTCTTCTAAGCCAGGTGCTAGATGTGCCAATGTCGTACCACCACCAGGAACGATACCCTCTTCCACAGCAGCTTTAGTGGCGTTGATCGCATCTTCCAGGCGTAGTTTACGGTCTTTGAGTTCTGTTTCTGTCGCAGCACCTACCTTAACGACTGCAACCCCACCTGCCAGTTTTGCTAAACGTTCTTGCAGTTTTTCTTTATCGTAGGAAGATTCTGTTTCTTCAATTTGGCGGCGGATTTGTTCTACCCGTGCTTTTACAGCTTGCTCGTTACCTTCAGCTACGAGGGTGGTGCTATCTTTGGTGATGGTGATGCGGCGGGCTTTACCGAGTTGGTCAATTTTAGTAGCATCTAGTCTTAGACCAGCATCTTCGGTAATTAACTGTCCGCCTGTGAGGATAGCAATGTCTTCTAAGATGGCTTTGCGGCGATCGCCAAATCCAGGTGCTTTGACAGCCGCTACATTTAACACGCCACGCAAACGGTTAACAACTAAGGTTGCTAAAGCTTCTTTTTCAATATCTTCGGCAATAATTACCAAAGGACGACCAGCACGGGCTACTTGCTCAAGTACGGGTACGAGGTCTTGTACCAATGCGATTTTCTTATCGGTTAACAGCAAGAAAGGCTCATCGAATACAGCTTCTAAGCGCTCGGCATCGGTGGCAAAATAGGGAGAAATATAACCCTTGTCGAAGTTCAAGCCTTCTGTAACTTCTAGTTCGGTAGTGACTGACTTACCTTCTTCTAAGGAAATTACGCCTTCACGACCAACTTTATCTAAGGCTTCTGCAATTAAAGCACCTACAACTTCATCGTTACCGGCAGAGATTGCCGCAACTTGTGCGATCGCTTTAGAATCTTCCACAGGACGCGCGTGTTCTTTAATCTTGTCCACGAGAAAACCTGTGGCTTTGTCGATACCGCGTTTGATTTCGATGGCATTCGCACCAGCAGCTACGTTCCGCAAACCTTCTTTGACAATGGCGTGAGCCAATACAGTTGCAGTTGTAGTACCATCTCCAGCAGCATCGTTAGTTTTAGAAGCAGCTTGGCGAATTAGAGATACACCTGTGTTTTCCACGTGATCTTCTAATTCAATTTCTTTAGCGATGGTAACGCCATCATTCACGATTTGCGGCGCGCCAAATTTCTTTTCTAAAACAACGTTACGACCTTTGGGGCCAAGAGTAACTGCTACTGCTTCAGCGAGAATATCAATTCCTTTTTCCAAGGCACGACGAGCATTTTCGTTGTAAATGATGCGTTTAGCCATAGTGATGCAAGTTCTCTCTAAATATTGTGTAAGTGAATCAATTTTGTTGACTGTTGATGGTTGACTGTTAACTGTCAACAAGAATAATGTGCAAATGTTTAAACGGATAACTAATACCAATTCTCCAAAATTCAGTAACAGATGCCAACTTAGCCCTGTTTTGTCACTCTGGCAGTAGTATAATAAGGTAAAAATGCTAGAACCAAGACACAGAGCATGGTACAGCCCCGTCCAGCCGCACCAACAGTCAAATTTGTGGACGAATATTGCCAGTGGTATAAAAGTCTGTTTCCAGATGTTAGGAGTTTCGAGGCTTTTAAATATCTCCATGTAGGCTGCATTTCTGATCTAAAACGTAAAACATTGCCAGAAATAGCAAAAATCGTAGGATTAGATAACCAGCAAGGGTTGCATCATTTTCTAACTACATCACCTTGGGATATAGAAAAGTTAAGAACCTTAAGGTTAGAGTTAATTTTACAAGTGCTAAAAGGTAGACCAATCATTTTAATTATTGATGAGACAGGGGATAAAAAGAAAGGGAGCAAGACAGATTATGTGAAACGGCAGTATATAGGAAATTTGGGAAAAACAGATAATGGAATTGTGGCAGTGACAGTATATGGTGTTTTCTGTGGGATGACATTTCCATTACTGTTTGAAGTGTATAAACCCAGGGAAAGATTACAGGCAGGAGATAAGTACCGCACTAAACCAGAAATAGCAGCAATACTGATAAAAAAGCTACAATCAATGGGTTTTAAATTCAACTTAGTACTTGCAGATAGCTTATATGGAGAGAGTGGTAAGAATTTCATATCTGTATTAGATGAACTAAACTTGAACTATATAGTAGCGATTCGGTCAAATCATTATGTAGAAATACTTCCACGACAACATATTCAATATTTAAAGTGGCAGAAGTTTCAAAGGGTATTCTCTGACTTGAGTCGGGAAAATCGATTTATTAGAGAAATTATTCCGGGAAAACGTGGAGAACTTAGATATTGGCAAATTACTACAGATCCAGAAAATTTGCCTGATAACACTACTTGGTATGTGATGAGTAAATATCCAGACATTACGCCAAGAGAAGTTGGAAATTTTTACGGTTTAAGAACTTGGGTCGAGTACGGGTTAAAACAAAGTAAGAATGAATTAGGTTGGTCAGATTTTCGCCTGACTCACTACCCAGATATTGAGCGATGGTGGGAAATTATTTGCAGTGCTTATTTAATGGTTAGTCTGCATTCGGAGCAACTGTTTCAGTCTCCATCACAACGAGAGTCAAAATTTGTTTCACATCCTTGGTGGGATAATGGAAATGGCTGGAAGAACATTCTTAACAATCTTCGTTTGATTATTCAACCTTTTACTTTATTTAATCTGATATATCCCTGGTTAACGGTTTTTCCTATTCCTCAATTAGCTTTGGGTTTTTTTAAACTTCAATCTATTATTTATAGCCTCACCAGTTCAATTTTTATATCCCTGATTCACCCTGATTTCTACTTTTCCTCTGCCTAGAGTGACAAAAGAGGGATAAGCGCCATTGAGTTTCCACGAAGACTTACCCTCAAATGAGAAGTTCTCGTTATCACCCCATAAACGTTGCAGCACTTCGATAAACTCAGCTGCAAGTTCATAACGATGATCATGCTCAATCCGATTCCAACCAAACATTTCATGTTCAACAGCGCGGTGTCCAGTCACCACGTTAATACCCCAGCGCCCCCCTGATATATGGTCTAATGTTGCGCCATATTTAGCTAAGTGCAAAGGATGAATCGGCCCGTACAATATATGAATGGTGGAGATGAGCATAATCTTTTGTGTCACGCTGGTGAGTGCAGCTGTAGTCACAAAAGAATCCAGCGCTTGACCATTAAACACGCCACCATAGCCACCTTTAGGTAACCATTGTGACAGCGCAAATATTAAATCAAAGCCCAGCGCCTCGGTTTTTAGCACCAGATCCTTGTTGTATTCAAAGCTCCAGTCGGTAGTGCGTGGTAATGTAGAAGCACTCCAACCGCCTGCTTGGATGGGGAGAAATAACCCTAATAATATAGGCTGTTGCAACGCTTGGGAGAGCGGACTGTCGGGGAAATCTGTCGGAGCCAAAAAGCGATCGCTTCCGACAATCGAACCAGGATAATGGCTAAGAATCATCGCTCAAATTGGGTAGATAACTAATCTATTGGTTCTGCACCGATCGCACTTAACGCGGCTTTAGCGATCGCAATATCCTGCTCAACAGTACCACCGCCAACCCCAATGGCTCCTACATGAACACCACCAAAGCGAATAGGTAAACCTCCACCGAGATTTGTTAGCAAGTTACCAGAAGCTAGAGGTAACGCCACAGCCAGATGATCGGCAAAGTTTCCTGTAGGGCGACGAATCGAAGCTGCTGTTTGGGCTTTGCGTTTGCTAGTCTCTACGCTGTGAGGCGGTGCGCCATCACCATGTGCAAAGGCTACCAAAGTTAAAAGTGAGTTGTAAACAGCTATCGATACATTAGCGCCTAGATTTTGGCTTTCTTTTAAACCTGCTTTGACTGCGGCTAATGCGGTATCAGCTGTAATTAATTCAACAGTTCTCGTAGATGTAGATGTTTGTACCATAATTGTTATCTCCCAACTGCAACAGCTTGGCGTTCTCGTTTTGCTACTTCTGCACGTACTAGCGGTATGACTTCTCGCCCGTAATCAATAGCATCTTGTAGCGGATCG contains the following coding sequences:
- a CDS encoding FAD-binding protein; the encoded protein is MLTVDSETELQLTADVLVIGGGPAAAWAASAAAAQGVKVIIADKGFLGTSGAAAASGNGIMAPSPENWDKVVSERYRIGKNLANLRWIERVIEKTWLSLPLVEDWGYRFPKENGESVRQSYYGPEYMRVLRKHLLRVGVQILDQSPALELLLAEDGSVAGARGVQRQNNRTYTVRAGAVVLANGGCAYLSKALGCNTNTGDGLLMAVEAGGELSSMEASNHYAISTAFNATVTRGVPFGWASYSDEAGNDLGGYINGRRDPAFLPNALLKGPVYARLDRATPEVKAVIEKSHFIAYLPYKKAGIDPYTERVPVTLILEGTVRGTGGIRIINDSCGTKVPGLYAAGDAASREFLAGLASGGGGPNAAWAISTGQWAGEGAAAFAKSLGDHAHERVVYPTGQAGMRSQSSTSETFDSQAIVRGVQAEVFPLEKNYLRSEQKLLDSLAKLETLWQQVQGNPKQDTVRDIEFSRRAAALTAVARWGYFSALHRTESRSEHIRIDYPETDPNQRYYQATGGLDKLWVRRDWIKDETTTAPVLTTQTTASVS
- the groL gene encoding chaperonin GroEL (60 kDa chaperone family; promotes refolding of misfolded polypeptides especially under stressful conditions; forms two stacked rings of heptamers to form a barrel-shaped 14mer; ends can be capped by GroES; misfolded proteins enter the barrel where they are refolded when GroES binds), whose protein sequence is MAKRIIYNENARRALEKGIDILAEAVAVTLGPKGRNVVLEKKFGAPQIVNDGVTIAKEIELEDHVENTGVSLIRQAASKTNDAAGDGTTTATVLAHAIVKEGLRNVAAGANAIEIKRGIDKATGFLVDKIKEHARPVEDSKAIAQVAAISAGNDEVVGALIAEALDKVGREGVISLEEGKSVTTELEVTEGLNFDKGYISPYFATDAERLEAVFDEPFLLLTDKKIALVQDLVPVLEQVARAGRPLVIIAEDIEKEALATLVVNRLRGVLNVAAVKAPGFGDRRKAILEDIAILTGGQLITEDAGLRLDATKIDQLGKARRITITKDSTTLVAEGNEQAVKARVEQIRRQIEETESSYDKEKLQERLAKLAGGVAVVKVGAATETELKDRKLRLEDAINATKAAVEEGIVPGGGTTLAHLAPGLEEWAKSNLVNEELTGALIVSRALSAPLKRIAENAGQNGAVIAERVKEKEFNVGYDATTGDFVDLFEAGIVDPAKVTRSAVQNAASIAGMVLTTEAIVVDKPEPKDAAPAAPGGGGLGGDFDY
- a CDS encoding IS701 family transposase: MVQPRPAAPTVKFVDEYCQWYKSLFPDVRSFEAFKYLHVGCISDLKRKTLPEIAKIVGLDNQQGLHHFLTTSPWDIEKLRTLRLELILQVLKGRPIILIIDETGDKKKGSKTDYVKRQYIGNLGKTDNGIVAVTVYGVFCGMTFPLLFEVYKPRERLQAGDKYRTKPEIAAILIKKLQSMGFKFNLVLADSLYGESGKNFISVLDELNLNYIVAIRSNHYVEILPRQHIQYLKWQKFQRVFSDLSRENRFIREIIPGKRGELRYWQITTDPENLPDNTTWYVMSKYPDITPREVGNFYGLRTWVEYGLKQSKNELGWSDFRLTHYPDIERWWEIICSAYLMVSLHSEQLFQSPSQRESKFVSHPWWDNGNGWKNILNNLRLIIQPFTLFNLIYPWLTVFPIPQLALGFFKLQSIIYSLTSSIFISLIHPDFYFSSA
- a CDS encoding LLM class flavin-dependent oxidoreductase yields the protein MILSHYPGSIVGSDRFLAPTDFPDSPLSQALQQPILLGLFLPIQAGGWSASTLPRTTDWSFEYNKDLVLKTEALGFDLIFALSQWLPKGGYGGVFNGQALDSFVTTAALTSVTQKIMLISTIHILYGPIHPLHLAKYGATLDHISGGRWGINVVTGHRAVEHEMFGWNRIEHDHRYELAAEFIEVLQRLWGDNENFSFEGKSSWKLNGAYPSFVTLGRGKVEIRVNQGYKN
- a CDS encoding GlcG/HbpS family heme-binding protein, with amino-acid sequence MVQTSTSTRTVELITADTALAAVKAGLKESQNLGANVSIAVYNSLLTLVAFAHGDGAPPHSVETSKRKAQTAASIRRPTGNFADHLAVALPLASGNLLTNLGGGLPIRFGGVHVGAIGVGGGTVEQDIAIAKAALSAIGAEPID